A section of the bacterium SCSIO 12696 genome encodes:
- a CDS encoding ribose-phosphate pyrophosphokinase: MANLMVFSGNANPELTAEVASILGVPVGNAVVSQFSDGEINIEICENVRGKEVFIVQSTCQPTNKNLMELVLMADALRRASASIVTAVIPYFGYARQDRRVRSIRVPISAKVVADMIANVGVERVVTVDLHAEQIQGFFNCTVDNVFGTPILLEDIRTQRYDDLIVVSPDIGGVVRARATAKLLGCDLAIIDKRRPKANVAEVMHLIGEVEGKTCLLVDDMVDTAGTLCGAANALKENGAKKVVAYSTHAVLSGKALENIASSQMDELVVTNSIPMSEEAAQLGKIRQLSLAPMLAETIRRINNEESISAMFEQ; the protein is encoded by the coding sequence GTGGCCAACTTGATGGTTTTCTCCGGAAACGCGAACCCGGAGCTGACGGCGGAAGTCGCCTCTATATTAGGCGTGCCTGTAGGCAATGCGGTGGTATCGCAATTTTCCGACGGCGAAATCAACATCGAAATCTGCGAGAACGTTCGCGGCAAAGAAGTGTTTATCGTCCAGTCTACCTGCCAGCCCACCAATAAGAATTTGATGGAACTGGTACTGATGGCGGACGCCTTGCGCCGTGCATCAGCCTCTATCGTAACTGCCGTCATCCCTTACTTTGGCTACGCTCGCCAGGATCGTCGGGTACGCTCCATTCGCGTACCCATCAGCGCCAAAGTGGTTGCGGACATGATCGCCAATGTGGGTGTTGAGCGGGTAGTAACGGTAGACCTGCACGCGGAGCAGATTCAGGGCTTCTTTAACTGCACTGTGGACAACGTATTCGGCACCCCGATTCTGCTGGAAGACATCCGCACTCAGCGCTACGACGACCTGATTGTGGTTTCACCGGATATCGGCGGCGTAGTAAGGGCCCGCGCTACTGCCAAATTGCTGGGTTGCGACCTGGCGATTATCGACAAGCGCCGCCCCAAGGCCAATGTGGCCGAAGTGATGCACTTGATCGGTGAAGTAGAAGGCAAAACCTGTCTGTTGGTCGACGACATGGTCGACACTGCCGGCACCCTGTGCGGTGCGGCGAACGCGCTGAAAGAAAACGGTGCCAAAAAAGTGGTTGCCTACTCCACCCACGCGGTGCTGTCTGGCAAAGCCCTGGAAAACATTGCCAGCTCACAGATGGATGAGTTGGTAGTAACCAACAGCATTCCAATGAGCGAAGAAGCCGCTCAACTGGGCAAAATTCGCCAGCTGTCACTGGCGCCGATGCTGGCGGAAACCATCCGCCGCATCAACAACGAAGAATCCATCAGCGCGATGTTTGAGCAGTAA
- a CDS encoding 50S ribosomal protein L25/general stress protein Ctc, with protein sequence MSDDFTLSVKVRQDVGKGASRRQRRLAGEIPGIVYGGVREPVMISIPHKDISKALENEAFYSHVITLDIEGTEQPAILKDIQRHPAKPLVLHADFLRVNPKRTLTVNVPLHFINEDSCVGVKQEGGIIAHTMTELEISCLPADLPEYLEVDMAEVAVGQSLHISDIKLPKGVESVALSHGEDHDLPIAAVNKPKAASEETDEEAPAEGEVPTVGEDEAADEE encoded by the coding sequence ATGTCTGATGATTTTACCCTTAGCGTTAAGGTCCGCCAGGACGTTGGGAAAGGTGCGAGCCGCCGCCAACGCCGTCTGGCTGGCGAAATTCCAGGTATTGTTTACGGTGGTGTTCGTGAGCCAGTGATGATCAGCATCCCTCACAAAGACATTTCCAAAGCCCTGGAGAACGAAGCCTTTTACTCCCACGTGATTACACTGGATATTGAAGGCACCGAGCAGCCCGCGATCCTCAAGGACATTCAGCGTCACCCAGCCAAGCCGCTGGTTCTGCACGCCGACTTCCTGCGCGTAAACCCCAAGCGCACCCTGACTGTGAACGTACCATTGCACTTCATTAACGAAGACAGCTGTGTTGGCGTTAAACAAGAGGGCGGCATTATTGCTCACACCATGACTGAGCTGGAAATCAGCTGTCTGCCTGCCGACCTGCCAGAGTACCTGGAAGTGGACATGGCAGAAGTTGCTGTTGGCCAGAGCCTGCACATTTCTGACATCAAACTGCCGAAAGGCGTTGAGTCTGTGGCCCTGTCCCACGGCGAAGACCACGACCTGCCTATCGCTGCAGTGAACAAGCCGAAAGCAGCTAGCGAAGAAACCGACGAAGAAGCACCTGCTGAAGGCGAAGTGCCTACCGTTGGCGAAGACGAGGCAGCTGACGAAGAGTAA
- the pth gene encoding aminoacyl-tRNA hydrolase, producing MDAPVELIVGLGNPGPKYDRTRHNAGADFVVELCRQVGATLKPESKFFGDTARIRIGNRDVRLLIPTTFMNRSGQAISAMARFYQIAPEAILVAHDELDLPPGTARFKKGGGHGGHNGLRDTISSLGNNKDFARLRIGIGHPGSAKEVVNFVLCKASKSDQQNIDDSIDNALRALPLAIDGKWELAMTELHSA from the coding sequence TTGGACGCACCGGTTGAATTGATTGTTGGTTTGGGAAACCCCGGACCAAAATATGACCGGACCCGTCACAATGCCGGGGCCGATTTCGTTGTGGAGCTGTGCCGCCAAGTCGGTGCCACACTGAAACCGGAAAGCAAGTTCTTTGGTGATACCGCACGCATTCGCATCGGCAACAGAGATGTGCGTCTGTTGATCCCTACCACCTTTATGAACCGCAGCGGCCAGGCCATTAGCGCCATGGCGCGGTTTTATCAAATCGCCCCTGAAGCCATTCTGGTGGCCCACGACGAACTGGATTTGCCACCCGGCACCGCGCGCTTTAAGAAAGGCGGCGGCCATGGTGGCCACAATGGTTTGCGAGACACCATCAGCAGCCTGGGCAACAACAAAGACTTTGCCCGTCTGCGCATTGGCATCGGCCACCCCGGCAGCGCTAAAGAAGTGGTTAATTTTGTACTCTGCAAAGCCAGTAAAAGTGATCAACAAAACATAGACGACAGTATCGACAACGCCCTACGCGCATTGCCCCTGGCAATAGACGGCAAATGGGAGTTGGCGATGACAGAATTGCATTCTGCGTAA
- the ychF gene encoding redox-regulated ATPase YchF: MGFNCGIVGLPNVGKSTLFNALTKAGIDAENFPFCTIEPNTGVVMVPDPRQDKLAEIVKPEKTIPTTMEFVDIAGLVAGASKGEGLGNKFLANIRETDAIAHVVRCFEDDNVVHVEGQIDPLADVEVINTELALADLDTVERALQRYTRAAKGQDKHAIVMKALLEKVQPHLNEAKPLRSFGLSDDELDKLKELTLLTVKPTMYIANVDEEGFDNNPLLDKVKAIAGDENAVVVAICNKLEAEIAELDDDEKAEFLQDLGMEEPGLNRVIRAGYELLGLHTYFTAGPKEVRAWTIPLGATAPQAAGKIHTDFEKGFIRAEVVAYDDFVANNGEAGAKEAGKWRLEGKDYIVNDGDVVHFRFNV; the protein is encoded by the coding sequence ATGGGCTTTAACTGCGGTATTGTCGGCCTGCCCAACGTGGGCAAATCCACCCTGTTTAACGCATTGACCAAAGCGGGCATCGACGCCGAGAACTTTCCGTTCTGCACCATCGAACCCAATACCGGCGTGGTGATGGTTCCCGATCCACGCCAGGACAAACTGGCCGAGATCGTCAAGCCGGAGAAGACCATCCCCACCACCATGGAATTTGTGGACATTGCCGGGCTGGTCGCCGGCGCCTCCAAAGGCGAAGGACTGGGCAATAAATTCCTTGCCAACATTCGCGAAACCGACGCCATCGCTCACGTAGTACGCTGTTTTGAAGACGACAATGTGGTGCACGTAGAAGGCCAGATCGATCCACTGGCTGACGTGGAGGTAATCAACACCGAGCTGGCTCTGGCGGATCTGGACACTGTGGAGCGCGCCCTGCAACGTTACACCCGCGCCGCCAAAGGTCAGGACAAGCACGCCATCGTGATGAAAGCGCTGTTGGAAAAAGTTCAGCCTCATCTAAACGAAGCCAAGCCACTGCGCTCCTTTGGTCTCAGCGATGACGAATTGGATAAGCTCAAAGAGCTAACTCTGCTCACCGTCAAACCCACCATGTACATCGCCAACGTGGACGAAGAGGGTTTTGACAATAACCCGCTGTTGGACAAGGTCAAAGCGATTGCCGGCGACGAAAACGCCGTGGTCGTGGCCATTTGCAACAAACTGGAAGCAGAAATCGCTGAGCTGGATGACGACGAAAAAGCTGAATTTCTGCAAGACCTGGGCATGGAAGAGCCGGGCCTGAATCGGGTGATTCGCGCCGGCTACGAACTGCTGGGCCTGCACACCTACTTTACCGCCGGACCAAAAGAAGTCCGCGCCTGGACAATCCCCTTGGGTGCCACCGCTCCCCAGGCCGCCGGTAAAATTCACACGGATTTTGAAAAAGGCTTTATCCGCGCCGAAGTGGTGGCCTACGACGATTTTGTCGCCAACAACGGCGAAGCCGGAGCCAAAGAAGCGGGCAAATGGCGCCTGGAAGGCAAAGACTACATCGTTAACGATGGCGATGTGGTGCACTTCAGATTTAACGTTTAA
- a CDS encoding DedA family protein, with amino-acid sequence MPYLSLFTSAFLAATLLPLGSEVLLGALVLEGYSPLWLWLTATAGNTLGAVVNWYLGLKLLHFQDRRWFPFKPDKLQRAQAGFQKYGTASLLFAWLPIVGDPLTFVAGLMKTRLLPFVILVGIGKGARYGVVLAVALNLHSG; translated from the coding sequence ATGCCCTACCTCTCCCTATTCACCTCAGCCTTTCTCGCCGCCACCCTGTTGCCACTGGGCTCGGAAGTTTTACTGGGCGCGCTGGTTCTTGAAGGCTATTCACCCCTGTGGCTGTGGCTCACCGCCACTGCAGGAAATACTCTAGGCGCCGTGGTGAACTGGTACTTGGGGCTAAAGTTACTGCACTTCCAAGATCGCCGCTGGTTTCCCTTCAAGCCAGATAAACTGCAACGGGCCCAGGCGGGGTTTCAAAAATATGGCACCGCCTCCCTTTTATTTGCCTGGCTACCAATAGTCGGCGACCCGCTGACATTTGTGGCGGGGCTAATGAAAACCCGGCTATTGCCCTTTGTGATTCTGGTGGGCATTGGCAAAGGCGCGCGCTATGGCGTGGTGCTTGCTGTAGCGTTGAATTTACACAGCGGCTAA
- a CDS encoding DMT family transporter, whose amino-acid sequence MPHSNNWKIGLPLTLGAALMWAILPIMLKGILSDMSPASSAFYRFLMAGIMLLAILSFRKKDNNLKKLAQPKLLLATLFAGLMLAGNYLFFAWGVNHITPSASQVLIQLAPVMLLLGSILLYKEPFSPRQWLGCAIFVFGLLLFFHHRLESLLADPGDYGLGILLIVVAALVWAIYALVQKRILKHIDAQQLNLVVFFIGALSLLPFSFPLVPELSAGQWLLLVLCGANTLVAYGCFTAALHHWQATKVSATLTTVPIWTLFIIPLCLQIWPGLFTPEQLGLLNYSGAALVVIGSLTVVVAR is encoded by the coding sequence ATGCCCCATAGCAATAACTGGAAAATCGGCTTGCCACTGACACTGGGCGCCGCACTGATGTGGGCCATTTTGCCGATTATGCTCAAAGGCATACTCAGCGATATGTCACCGGCGAGCTCCGCGTTTTACCGTTTTCTGATGGCAGGCATTATGCTGCTGGCGATTCTCAGCTTCCGCAAAAAAGACAACAATCTGAAAAAGCTGGCGCAACCCAAGCTGTTACTGGCAACCCTTTTTGCCGGGTTGATGCTGGCGGGCAATTACCTGTTCTTCGCCTGGGGGGTTAACCACATTACCCCCAGTGCTTCACAAGTCTTGATTCAGCTGGCGCCCGTTATGCTCCTTCTGGGTAGCATCTTGCTCTACAAAGAGCCTTTTTCACCGCGACAGTGGTTGGGTTGTGCAATCTTTGTGTTCGGCTTGCTGCTGTTTTTTCACCATCGCCTGGAATCGTTACTGGCCGACCCCGGTGATTATGGCCTGGGCATTCTGCTGATCGTAGTGGCCGCCTTGGTTTGGGCGATTTACGCACTGGTTCAAAAGCGTATTCTCAAACACATTGACGCCCAACAGCTTAATTTAGTGGTGTTCTTTATCGGGGCACTCAGCTTGCTACCCTTCTCTTTTCCGCTGGTGCCCGAGCTGAGCGCAGGGCAATGGCTATTGCTTGTACTGTGTGGCGCAAACACCCTGGTGGCCTACGGCTGCTTTACCGCTGCACTGCACCACTGGCAGGCCACCAAAGTCAGTGCCACGCTCACCACCGTACCGATCTGGACGCTGTTTATTATCCCCCTGTGCCTGCAAATCTGGCCGGGACTGTTTACCCCGGAACAACTGGGACTACTCAACTACAGCGGCGCCGCTCTGGTAGTAATTGGGTCATTGACCGTGGTGGTTGCCAGGTAG
- a CDS encoding efflux RND transporter permease subunit has product MIESIIRWSVSNRFFVLLATAILIGAGLFSLKNTPVDAIPDLSDVQVIIKTSYPGQAPQVVEDQVTYPLTTAMLSVPGAVTVRGYSFFGDSYVYVIFDDDTDLYWARSRVLEYLSQVAPSLPGNAKPQLGPDATGVGWVYLYALVDRTGQHDISQLRSIQDWFLKYELQTVPGVSEVAAVGGMVKQYQVTVNPEKLRAYGIPLAHIQTAIKRANQEVGASVVEMAEAEYMVRASGYIQGKEDLVSIPLGVNHKGIPIRLGDIADITLGPQMRRGIAELNGEGETVGGVVVMRFGENAQETIEGVKKKLASLKQGLPDGVEIVTVYDRSGLIERAVDNLWHKLLEELAMVGLVCLVFLLHLRSSLVAMISLPIGILTAFVVMYFQGLNANIMSLGGIAIAIGAMIDGAIVLIENMHKHMERQQVTNKNRWQIVADSAAEVGPALFFSLLIITVSFLPVFTLEAQEGRMFSPLAFTKTYAMAAAAALAVTLVPVLMGYFIRGHVRKEQDNPVNRFLVRTYRPLLKVVLSRPKTTLAVALLIVVSSFWPAQKIGSEFIPPLDEGDLMYMPTTYPGISIGKARELLQQTDKLIRMVPEVETVFGKIGRAESATDPAPLTMIETFIQLKDKSEWRPGVTSQSLKEELDALVKLPGLTNAWVMPIKTRIDMLATGIKTPVGIKIAGADLQVIQGLGQQLETILADVPGTASVYSERVAGGRYIKVDINRENAARFGLNIADVQQVVASAVGGINVTQTVEGLERYPVNIRYPQSYRNSPEQLELLPLVTPLGQRIALGDVARVFVEEGPPIIKSENSRVNGWVFVDIDGVDIGRYVEHAMQVVNEQLDLPPGYSINWSGQYEYMLRAMEKLTYVVPLTLAIIVVLLYLNFRQFTPVLILMGTLPMSLVGSLWLMYWLGFNFSIAVGVGMIALAGVAVETGVIMLVYLNQAWQEQRDKLVSGSEEGLSSEALFDAILSGASVRVRPVLMTASATIVGLIPIMLGSGTGSEVMSRLAAPMVGGMVSAVLLTLLVLPVVFYLWKQTLPSEKPR; this is encoded by the coding sequence ATGATTGAGTCCATTATTCGTTGGTCCGTCAGCAACCGCTTTTTTGTACTGCTGGCGACGGCTATTTTAATCGGTGCCGGGCTGTTTTCGCTGAAAAATACCCCCGTTGATGCCATTCCGGATTTGTCCGATGTGCAGGTTATTATCAAAACCAGCTATCCGGGTCAGGCACCACAGGTTGTGGAAGACCAGGTAACCTACCCATTGACCACCGCCATGCTGTCAGTCCCCGGCGCGGTGACGGTTCGCGGTTATTCCTTTTTTGGTGATTCCTACGTCTACGTCATTTTTGATGACGATACCGATTTGTATTGGGCACGCTCGCGGGTGCTGGAATATTTAAGTCAGGTTGCGCCCTCACTGCCGGGCAATGCCAAGCCCCAGCTTGGGCCAGACGCTACCGGTGTTGGCTGGGTGTATCTGTATGCACTGGTTGACCGCACCGGCCAACACGACATCAGCCAGTTGCGCTCGATTCAGGACTGGTTCCTGAAGTACGAGCTGCAAACCGTTCCAGGTGTTTCTGAAGTTGCTGCTGTGGGTGGCATGGTTAAGCAGTATCAAGTGACGGTTAACCCGGAAAAGCTGCGTGCATATGGCATTCCCCTTGCGCACATTCAAACAGCGATCAAACGGGCCAATCAGGAAGTGGGCGCATCGGTGGTGGAGATGGCGGAAGCCGAATATATGGTGCGCGCGTCCGGCTATATCCAAGGTAAAGAAGACCTGGTTAGCATTCCTTTGGGGGTTAATCACAAAGGAATACCCATTCGCCTTGGCGACATCGCCGATATTACCCTCGGCCCGCAAATGCGCAGAGGCATTGCCGAACTGAATGGTGAAGGAGAAACCGTGGGTGGTGTGGTTGTGATGCGCTTTGGTGAAAATGCCCAGGAAACGATTGAGGGCGTCAAAAAGAAACTGGCTAGTCTGAAGCAAGGGCTGCCGGATGGCGTCGAGATTGTGACTGTATACGACCGTTCCGGCTTAATCGAACGTGCCGTAGACAACCTCTGGCACAAGTTACTGGAAGAGCTGGCGATGGTTGGCTTGGTCTGTCTCGTTTTTTTGTTACACCTACGTTCCTCTTTAGTCGCGATGATCAGTTTGCCCATCGGTATCCTGACGGCATTTGTGGTGATGTACTTTCAGGGTTTGAACGCAAATATTATGTCGTTGGGGGGTATCGCCATTGCCATTGGTGCAATGATCGATGGTGCTATTGTGCTGATCGAAAATATGCACAAGCACATGGAACGCCAGCAAGTGACGAATAAGAACCGTTGGCAGATCGTTGCTGATTCTGCGGCAGAAGTGGGGCCGGCGCTGTTTTTCAGTCTGCTGATTATTACGGTTAGTTTCCTCCCGGTATTCACTCTGGAAGCCCAGGAGGGCCGAATGTTCTCGCCGTTGGCCTTTACCAAAACCTATGCCATGGCTGCCGCTGCAGCACTGGCTGTGACACTGGTGCCGGTGCTGATGGGCTATTTTATTCGCGGCCATGTGCGCAAAGAACAGGATAATCCCGTCAATCGCTTTCTTGTGCGTACTTATCGGCCGCTGCTTAAAGTCGTGTTGAGCCGCCCTAAAACCACGCTGGCTGTCGCCTTGCTGATAGTTGTGAGTAGCTTCTGGCCTGCACAAAAAATCGGCAGTGAGTTTATACCGCCACTGGATGAAGGTGATTTAATGTATATGCCGACAACCTACCCCGGTATTTCTATCGGTAAAGCGCGGGAGTTACTGCAACAAACTGATAAGTTGATTCGCATGGTACCGGAAGTTGAAACTGTGTTCGGCAAAATTGGCCGTGCCGAGAGCGCTACCGACCCGGCACCGCTGACCATGATAGAAACTTTTATCCAACTAAAGGATAAAAGTGAATGGCGTCCCGGGGTTACATCGCAATCGCTAAAGGAAGAATTGGATGCGCTGGTCAAGCTGCCCGGCCTGACCAATGCCTGGGTGATGCCGATTAAAACCCGCATCGATATGCTGGCCACCGGTATTAAAACCCCCGTCGGTATCAAAATTGCTGGTGCTGACCTCCAGGTGATTCAGGGCCTCGGTCAACAACTTGAGACGATACTGGCGGACGTGCCTGGTACTGCATCGGTTTATTCTGAGCGAGTGGCTGGAGGGCGCTACATCAAAGTTGATATCAATCGTGAAAATGCAGCTCGCTTTGGCTTGAATATCGCCGATGTTCAACAGGTGGTTGCTTCTGCTGTTGGCGGCATCAATGTGACTCAAACCGTTGAAGGATTAGAGCGTTACCCGGTCAATATTCGCTACCCACAGTCCTACCGCAACTCACCGGAGCAGCTTGAATTACTACCTCTCGTGACTCCTTTAGGCCAGCGAATCGCCTTGGGCGATGTGGCCAGAGTATTTGTTGAAGAGGGGCCACCCATTATCAAAAGTGAAAACTCCCGAGTAAACGGTTGGGTCTTTGTGGACATCGACGGGGTAGATATTGGTCGATACGTTGAGCACGCTATGCAAGTGGTTAACGAACAACTGGACTTGCCACCTGGCTACTCAATCAACTGGTCAGGTCAGTATGAATACATGCTGCGCGCTATGGAAAAGCTGACCTATGTGGTGCCGCTCACGTTGGCTATTATCGTAGTGCTGCTTTATCTGAATTTTCGGCAGTTCACTCCCGTGTTGATATTAATGGGGACATTGCCTATGTCCCTGGTCGGCAGTCTTTGGTTGATGTATTGGCTGGGGTTTAATTTTTCTATCGCAGTAGGCGTAGGCATGATCGCGTTGGCCGGTGTTGCCGTCGAGACGGGCGTCATCATGTTGGTGTATTTGAATCAAGCTTGGCAAGAGCAGCGAGACAAGTTGGTATCTGGCAGTGAAGAAGGGCTGTCCAGTGAAGCACTGTTCGATGCCATATTGAGTGGTGCTTCAGTGCGAGTACGCCCGGTACTGATGACGGCCAGTGCGACGATTGTTGGTTTAATTCCGATTATGCTGGGCTCGGGTACAGGTTCCGAAGTTATGAGCCGCTTGGCTGCACCGATGGTTGGCGGCATGGTCAGCGCCGTATTGTTAACGCTTTTGGTGTTGCCCGTGGTGTTTTATTTGTGGAAGCAAACGCTACCCTCAGAAAAACCAAGGTAA
- a CDS encoding efflux RND transporter periplasmic adaptor subunit, giving the protein MNKSLLVAIISVLVTAATTYYLTRQGVENASGGDAMEEKKPLYWVAPMDPNYRRDKPGQSPMGMDLIPVYDDAVAGQDDAGLVSISPTVVNNLGVRTTPVKRGALNTTITTVGYVQYDEDRLIHIHPRVEGWIDKLYVKASGDPVKRGDPLYSLYSPELVNAQEELLLALNRKNARLIKAAEDRLKALQVDAAVIAQLKRDRAVKQKLTFYVPQTGVVDNLHIREGFFVKPGTTLMSVGALDSVWVEAEVFERQAVLVEVGSPVSMTLDYLPGQQWQGQVDYVYPTLDPKTRTARVRLRFANPEELLKPNMFAQVAIQACPKTDVLVVPREAVIRTGTQNRVVLAVGEGRFKSVVVTLGYVAGDMVEVTSGLEEGELIVTSAQFLLDSESSKTADFARLESGDAEKHDMAEMDHAHHGGHHD; this is encoded by the coding sequence ATGAATAAATCACTTTTAGTTGCCATTATCAGTGTGCTGGTGACAGCGGCAACAACTTATTACCTCACCAGGCAGGGTGTGGAGAATGCCAGTGGAGGCGATGCCATGGAGGAAAAAAAGCCCCTTTATTGGGTGGCCCCCATGGACCCCAACTACCGGCGTGACAAACCGGGCCAGTCGCCCATGGGAATGGATTTAATCCCTGTCTATGACGATGCGGTAGCCGGCCAGGACGATGCTGGATTGGTCAGCATATCCCCAACGGTGGTGAATAACCTCGGTGTGCGTACAACACCGGTAAAACGTGGTGCCTTGAATACAACCATTACCACGGTTGGCTACGTGCAATACGACGAGGACCGCTTGATCCATATTCACCCTCGCGTCGAAGGCTGGATTGACAAGCTGTATGTCAAAGCATCTGGTGACCCGGTGAAGCGGGGTGATCCACTGTATTCCCTCTATTCGCCAGAGCTGGTCAATGCACAGGAAGAATTATTGTTAGCACTTAATCGCAAAAACGCACGCCTGATTAAGGCGGCTGAGGACAGGCTTAAAGCGCTGCAAGTTGACGCCGCTGTTATTGCGCAACTCAAGCGCGACCGGGCGGTGAAGCAAAAGCTGACCTTTTATGTCCCGCAAACCGGTGTCGTTGACAACCTGCACATTCGCGAAGGCTTTTTCGTCAAACCGGGTACTACCCTGATGTCCGTGGGTGCACTGGATAGCGTGTGGGTAGAAGCGGAGGTGTTTGAGCGTCAGGCAGTGCTGGTGGAGGTCGGCTCTCCGGTATCAATGACGCTGGATTATTTGCCTGGGCAGCAGTGGCAAGGGCAGGTTGATTACGTGTATCCAACCCTGGACCCGAAAACCCGGACAGCGCGGGTTCGCCTGCGTTTTGCCAACCCGGAAGAGCTATTAAAGCCCAATATGTTTGCGCAGGTCGCTATCCAGGCCTGTCCCAAAACTGATGTATTGGTGGTTCCCAGAGAGGCGGTGATTCGCACGGGCACGCAGAATCGGGTGGTCTTGGCCGTGGGCGAAGGGCGTTTCAAATCGGTGGTAGTCACACTCGGGTATGTTGCGGGGGATATGGTCGAGGTAACGAGTGGGTTAGAGGAAGGCGAGCTTATTGTCACTTCAGCTCAGTTCCTGCTCGACTCTGAGTCCAGCAAAACCGCTGACTTTGCGCGCCTGGAATCTGGTGATGCTGAGAAGCATGACATGGCTGAAATGGATCACGCTCATCATGGAGGCCACCATGATTGA